The genomic stretch ATGTTTTATTTCTCTGTAAAACTGACTGAGGTAGATTCAGTGACGTTTATGTGCATCTGCAGAAATGTACATGAAATGTATTGGATATCAGCATCTGCACAGATTTCTAATTTTCTAATTCCTTAATTTGGACAATAACATCTATTCTAGCTCAttaacaaagacaaagactcTCTCTGCTACACTGGGCTTCTGCTTTTATTCCATCTGTGCAGTCAACACACaccccaggtatcgaacccacaaccctgtcttcaatagcccggagctctaaccgctgagccaacactgccccCTGtactacaccccccccccccccttgtacTACACCCCCCCGGGATACTGCGATCATTCTGCTATGGGACATGTAGCTTATGCAGTATTATGCAGTTACAGTGTATTGTGCATACTACTGTAGTTTATGTTGCTTAATGCCATTTCATAAAGCTTATAGTTTAGATCTAGAGTTGCAGCAATGAAAAGTCATGGGAAATTGtgttgttttaataataataataataataataataataataacaaaattccCATGACTTTTCATAGCTCTAACTCTGGATCtaaattattagtattattatgtattattaatataatacattatGTGTATACTGCTTTCCAATGACCCAACGATGCTTAAAACCGAACACAATATACCGCAGTAATCAGACAGTTACCAGTCCGGATGCGTCTCTTTGGCTTTGGAACTGTTGGCCGGTCCCATCAAGGCTTTCCAGGTAGATATGGCCTGATGTCTGGCCAGTGCAAGGGCGATGACAGGTCCAGAGCTCATGAAGGCTGTGAGACTTGGAAAGAACAGCTTTCCATACTGCTCTGCATAGAAGTCACTGCACTGCTCCGGACTCAGCTGAAGCCTCCGTTTCTGTTGCGTGACACAAAAAGACGGAATGAATTTCTGGGGAGATTCtgcccatttttttttattgctgagatgtaaacaaagtcagtcaggGCTACAGACAGTTCAgctttacacagctgcagaaacagGCCCTACTCTTCTAGGGAGCCCTTACCCTACTAGATGTTGGGACACTACAGTGAAGATTTGTTTGCATCCAGCCacaaaagagcattagtgaggtcagatgctgattatttattatcctctgtctgtactgtgttgtctgtccgcacttgtttgtttgtgttgcacttgtgtcttgtatgcactgtctatgttgcaccatggtccgggaggaacgttgtttcgtttcactgtgtactctgtatgtagttgaaatgacaataaacccacttgacttgacttgacttgacttgacttgatgctGGATGAGATATTGGCCAATGCTCTACTCACAGCTCatcagcccaatgctggggggctttatgtctctctagcccatgcttagcactggcatggtgaccttagctGCTCCAGGGTGTAGTACTCTATCAGCAATGCTTTTCTGCTTAGGAGATTTTACAAtacatgtcagcaatgggttcaccTTAGAAAGTACCTGAATTCACTAGATTTACAGTATAGAATTTACAAATACCCTTatagaaaaatatatagtaaacatttataatatcaaatatatgttTAACATTAAACACATATTTGATGTATATAAAAATtggacagtatatatatatatatatatatatatatatatatgttttttagttttttttgggtttaaaaaaaaaacaagatataTATTAAATGATCCATGAAACTATGATAAACTTGTTTATGCCTGGTTAAATGTATATTTGGTAATACAGTACTAGGATATGCTACATAAGTGTTATCTTATCTCATATCTGTGTTCCCCTTTAAAATTTAGAATGAGGGGAATGAAGGATTTAGAATGAAACAAATAATATCCATAATAAATATccattatgtatatatacacacacacacacacacacacgtatatatatatatatatatatatatagagagagagagagagacacacaataaaaaatatattatgtatatttttgtaaattattacattatataaatatatattcaaaaaaacaaaaatattaattatgtctctctctctctctatatatatatatatatatatatagctatatagtgaatgtatatttattatGGATATTATTTGTTTCATtctaaatctatctatctatctatctatatatatatatatatgtgtatgggTGATTATAAGGTGCATCTCCCATCCCCATCCAgtcttgtctctctctcgctctctgtctatatatagatagatagatttagaatgaaacaaataatatccagaataaataTCCATTAtgtctatatacacacacacacacacacacacacacacattatatatatatatatatatatatatatatatatatatatagagagagagagagagagagaaagagagagagaaagagacacaataaaaattatattatgtatatttctgtaaattattacattatatatataggCAAAAAaccaaaaatattaattatgtctctctcgctctctgtatatatatgtatgtagatatatatatgtatatatgtatatatatgtatgtagatatatatatgtatatatgtatatatatgtatgtatgggtGATTATAAGGTGCATCTCCCATCCCCATCCAGTCATGTGAGCTACTGCTTAGCGACCGGATCTCTGGTTACTCAGACTCAGAGCTGCCTGGTCAGTAGGTGGGTCAGGGTACCTGCAAGACCGTAAAGCCGGACTGTAGAATAATGTCCTGGATCTCTTCTGCTTTATCTGCAGCGTCCGGCTTAATCAGAGCCAGGGTTCTCTCCAGGAAGAGGCGCTGCGGGGGCGAGCTCTGCTCCTCTGCCATCCTCCCCTCCtccacccctcctcctccacccgGGCAGCTCGCGCTGAACACACGGATTCTGCTGATACTCCAGTgatctgctccaccttcagttCTGCACGCGTCGCAAACCTGCCTCTGAAACCCACAGCTAAACCAGACAAACCGCCAGAAAACGAGACGACACGGGTCTCTACACGAGCTGAGCTCCAGctacagctccagctccagctacagctccagctccagctacagctccagctccagctccagctccagctaacagctaacagctagGCTAACGTTACCTTACATACAAACAGCCGAAGGACTGTTGCTATGCGGTTGCCTGGTTACCGCACACACGCGACCGCCTTGGAAAcgcttatttattttatttcgcTGAAATTTAAAAatagattattaataattaaaacatttaattaattaatttaatgtaataaacacAGAGCTAATGTTTTTAAACtaagctcatttacatttaacgaATTAACgaaatctaattatttttttttaattattattattttttcctagTAGATACACGTATACTTCAtcttaattaattattcaactactgtttttttacttaataaaaaaatcagcatTGAGACTTTAAAaaactttaattacatttaattaataagTAATGAGTATTATTTTGGGTCTCAAAATATAGAACCAACTGGTAAGTTGAATATTAGGTTTTTGTGACTGGTAGTGTTTCAGGTATTTAATTAGGTAGAACTTGGGGTGGAATTGCCCTTTAAGAACACTTTACataaaatatcattaaaaaaaatatatatatatttagttgtCTAACTTTCTAACATTCAGATGTTCATCCAGACAGACTTCAAtaaatattactaaaaaaaaagaaaagaaaatgaaaataacgtatattattatattatataatgttataattTAAGTTATTATATAACTTAAATTATAATTTCTCCTACAATCTCCAGAACATTCAGGTGATGCACATTACAGCTGGAAACATCAATGTTTCAGAATGTTATGTTTTATAATTGAATGTATTCCTCACAAAGATATTTTAAGAATAAACTATTTACATGATCAcaataaagggaaaaaaaaaatatatatatatctctatgGTTGGCTGAAAGGTGaattactgttttttatttgtcactgtacagtgacatgtgtcctccgcatttaacccatctgtggtagtgaacacacacacacacacacacacacacacacacacacacacacacacacacacactagtgaactaggggcagtgagtacacacacacacacacacccagagcagtgggcagccaactccagcgcccggggagcagagagggtaaagggccttgctcaagggcccagcagtggcagcttgccgagcccgggaatcgaacccacaaccctgttatcgatatcccggagctctaaccgctgagactCCACTTTTAATTACTAAATGTAATATAAGAGGCACCCTAATTATGGCATTATGCTCATAATTACTGAAACTGCTCGaccacttcagcaatctaaagATTCTTTATGCAATAGGtttgtcccacaagcagtcTTTTAAACAAGACACTGGACTTGACTTCATGGCCAAACTCTACGATTAACTTGATTGGAAGTTCCTGTAGACGGCACATCTGGTTTCCAACAGCTTTTCAGTACAAGTCTACTGTACTGGCATCGTCAGACGTCACAGATCTTTCCTGAGGATGATCTGGGGGTTCATTCTTGTGAGCTTGTCCTGCActcaaaaataaaaaggtgctacaaacagAACAGAGGGAAGAACCTTCCAATTAGTCAAGAACCTTTACACTGAACTTCAGTAGGACGACTTACAGAACCCATCGTAGTACCTTTTTATTTGTATGCCGCATACATACgtttatatataaagaaatatttattgaTTTGACCTGTATGCTTTCCTGGGTCTTGGTCTTTAATACTGATGCAGTACCACATAGTAGTCAGCTTTGGCAGCTTAATCAGTGAGGCTATCAAATACAAATCAGGGTTTGTTTATATCTGAACCGTCTTTAATGTTTCCCCTTTTGAAAAATCTTTGACAATATTGTAAAAATCACCACATAAACTGAAATCACATCCCCAACAGTGACGTGCAACGTGAAACAAGAAAGAAGAGACTGAAACCAGCGAGTCaaatgatttttcttttttattcaacTGTAAACATTAGAAAAGCCTATCGAGTTCCAATGGTAACCTGCCACACTCTGATCAGGTTGTCAGTGTAGCCGGCGAAGAGAGTCTGTGAACAGAAATGATGAATAAAGTGATTAGAGGCAAAGAAACCTTAGTTTTGAAGAAACACTAATTTCCCTTAAACCCCTCATAATTGCAGGACTGTCACCATGCGGTTTCAGAGTTAATGTGGTTGGATAATCACAGGGGTGTGTCACAAAAGTCCATATTACAGAGCTAGTtacccaaaaacaaacaaataagcaCATGCTTACCTGTCCATCAGCAGACCAGGCCAGAGCAGTGCACTGGGGGGGCTCGGCCTTGCTGTTTGTGCTGATGACCTCCTGTCTCAGCTCGTCGACAATAATTTTACCCTCAAGGTCCTGAGGAGACGGCAGAAAAGCAACAGGCGGTCACAGTACTGCCCTCGTGGACATGTCTCAAGCAAACTCATGTTGGTTTAGACAGAGTTCTCAGAAACAGCCTCTTGTATCATCACAGGACAGCAGAAGGCATTTAAAAGGTTCGTCACAGAGTCAGTCAATCACTTTTAGGCCATTTCAGGCCTCCATTAGATCTCAAAAGTAGTCAAATTTAATAGCAAACATCagcttatttattttactttgagAGTTTGGAGTAGTGCAGCACTTACCCAGATTTTGATGCTAGGGCCAGTAGCAGCACACAGCCAGTAGCGGTTAGGGCTGAAGCAGAGAGCGTTAATCATGTCCCCACCGTCCAGGGTGTACAGGTGCTTTCCCTCATTCAGATCCCACAGCATGGCTTGACCGTCCTACAACACCAGcgggagaacacacacatacacaaaaataaatatataaagaaataaataaatacaaacaaacccACACCTGAGCAGCTgcgtgcgcgcgtgtgtgcACAGTGCAATTTAAAACCCTGTATCAGAAGACACCAAAATGTTCAGAAACAGCCTCTTTATCATCACAGTGAGACAGATGGCATTGATGTTTCATCACCACATTGGACCTCAGAACTGTGCAACAATCTATTAATTAGAGATGGttaaccccttagaccctgtatgCAAGTCCAAATTGTTCAGCATCAGTTTCATAATCCCTAAAAAGTCACACAGGACTCCACAAGATGCTAAACCTAACAATTACCAAATAATTCTACATTAGAattaaataactgaataataaaaaagcctTTCAGGGGTTACTGACATTATGTGTCCAAAAAGACCCATTTTTAGATCATAATCTGCTGAATCACAGGTACTACAAAATTTACTGGCAATTAATAATCAGCTAACTGGGAAAAGGCCCAATTTAACATTTTCCCAACAGTACGAAAGAGAACTGGAAGCCAGGGCAAAGTCATACCTTGCCTCCAGAAGCACAGAGAGAACCATCAGGAGACACGGTGACCGTGTTCAGGTATCCTGTATGGCCAATGTGGTTCGTCTTCAGCTTGCAGTTAGCAAGGTTCCACACCTGTCAAGAAgcaaaaatacatacattaagAGCACTAGGATCAACTAGTGGTACATCGCCCGCTAGTACAAATATCTTCACATACAGTTATTCTGAAATCTTTACCCATCATAATTGCAGGACTTGTCACCAGAGCCCGAGAGCTCAGACAAAAAGGTATGTAGATTTGTAATCATCGGGTAAAGTACTGCGAACTGGCTTTAGCACAGCCAGCAACAAAACCACCTACCATTTGGTCTGCATGAGGGCAAGAGCAATCAAGACCTACCTTGACCATCTTGTCCCAGCCGCAGGACACAATGATGGGGTTGCTGCTATTCGGGGAGAAACGCACGCAAGACACCCATTCTGTGTGGCTCTCATCCTGTCAAGAGTGAAGAAGCAGGTCTGAGAACCAGCCAAAACCAAACCGGCAGAGATTTCACCAagcaattcacacacacacagacctggaTGGTGTATTTGCACACTCCCAGGGTGTTCCACAACTTGATGGTCTTATCCCTAGACCCAGAAACGATCTGCCGGTTGTCAGCA from Salminus brasiliensis chromosome 19, fSalBra1.hap2, whole genome shotgun sequence encodes the following:
- the rack1 gene encoding small ribosomal subunit protein RACK1, which codes for MTEQMTVRGTLKGHSGWVTQIATTPQFPDMILSASRDKTVLMWKLTRDETNYGVPQRALKGHSHFVSDVVISSDGQFALSGSWDGTLRLWDLTTGTTTRRFVGHTKDVLSVAFSADNRQIVSGSRDKTIKLWNTLGVCKYTIQDESHTEWVSCVRFSPNSSNPIIVSCGWDKMVKVWNLANCKLKTNHIGHTGYLNTVTVSPDGSLCASGGKDGQAMLWDLNEGKHLYTLDGGDMINALCFSPNRYWLCAATGPSIKIWDLEGKIIVDELRQEVISTNSKAEPPQCTALAWSADGQTLFAGYTDNLIRVWQVTIGTR
- the nme5 gene encoding nucleoside diphosphate kinase homolog 5 — its product is MAEEQSSPPQRLFLERTLALIKPDAADKAEEIQDIILQSGFTVLQKRRLQLSPEQCSDFYAEQYGKLFFPSLTAFMSSGPVIALALARHQAISTWKALMGPANSSKAKETHPDCLRARYGTSDLRNAVHGSETFSAAERELKFMFPGSVIDPIPMGDAAKDYLSRYINPTLLIGLTELCKSKPADPFVWLADWLMNNNPNKPTVVQDAE